One region of Limibacillus sp. genomic DNA includes:
- a CDS encoding SulP family inorganic anion transporter → MSSQEPVTASTTRPSFSELFTPKLVTVLREGYSLANFRADALAGLTVAIIALPLSMAIAIASGATPAQGLYTAIVGGFFVSALGGSRFQIGGPAGAFIVLVSATVLTHGIDGMILATMLSGLILAAIGFLRLGTYIKFIPYPVTVGFTAGIALIIFASQIGPLLGLALTSDMPGPALERLPLIWRALPTLDSVTTLLAVATLAVIALARKFRPHWPGMLIAVAGASAVSGLFDLPVATVGSEFGGIPSELPLPALPEITIEKITAVLPNAVSFALLGSIESLLSAVVADGMTGRRHRSNCELVAQGVANVASGLFGGMCVTGTIARTATNVRAGAHGPIAGILHAAFILLLVLVAAPLASYIPLASLAAVLAVVAWNMVEKNAIAVLVRTSRGDAAVMLSTLLLTIFRDLTEAIVVGFALGSVLFIHRMSKTTVVEAQRPMVEEDRSDSADGARAPYDERAATDPDLIVYRISGVLFFGAATSIGSVLDRIADTHRTLIVDFSAVPFLDSTAANTLVGLVRKASRGSVRVILTGTSKEVGDELQAHGLRPPLVEYAETIEQGTKLAKQQAKTESI, encoded by the coding sequence ATGTCCTCACAAGAGCCGGTAACGGCATCGACTACTCGTCCCAGTTTCTCAGAACTATTCACGCCGAAGCTCGTTACCGTTCTGCGCGAAGGTTACTCGCTCGCAAACTTCCGTGCGGACGCTCTGGCAGGCCTGACCGTGGCGATCATCGCGCTACCGCTGTCAATGGCCATAGCCATCGCATCAGGGGCCACGCCGGCTCAGGGTCTCTACACTGCTATCGTCGGCGGATTCTTCGTCTCAGCTTTGGGCGGAAGCCGCTTTCAGATCGGAGGTCCTGCTGGAGCGTTCATAGTCCTGGTTTCTGCCACAGTGCTGACTCACGGTATCGACGGAATGATCCTAGCGACCATGCTGTCAGGTCTGATTCTCGCGGCGATCGGCTTTCTTCGTCTTGGCACTTATATCAAGTTCATTCCCTACCCGGTGACCGTAGGTTTCACGGCGGGTATCGCTTTGATAATCTTCGCAAGCCAGATTGGGCCGCTACTCGGCCTGGCATTGACCTCGGATATGCCCGGACCGGCCCTGGAGAGACTGCCGCTTATCTGGCGAGCTCTCCCCACGCTCGATTCCGTGACGACCCTTCTCGCGGTCGCCACTCTGGCGGTCATCGCACTTGCGAGGAAATTCCGACCGCACTGGCCCGGAATGCTAATCGCAGTGGCCGGGGCGAGTGCGGTTTCAGGGCTTTTCGACCTTCCCGTCGCCACCGTCGGGTCCGAGTTCGGCGGCATTCCGAGCGAGCTGCCTTTACCCGCTCTTCCCGAGATCACTATTGAGAAGATCACGGCCGTGCTGCCGAACGCGGTGTCCTTCGCACTTCTGGGCTCAATCGAATCGTTGCTCTCAGCCGTGGTCGCCGACGGAATGACCGGCCGTCGCCACAGGTCAAACTGCGAACTTGTTGCCCAGGGTGTGGCCAACGTCGCCTCTGGCCTTTTCGGCGGGATGTGCGTGACAGGCACCATCGCACGCACAGCAACAAATGTACGCGCAGGAGCCCATGGGCCGATCGCGGGAATCCTGCACGCCGCCTTCATCCTGCTTTTGGTTCTCGTCGCGGCGCCTCTAGCCAGCTACATCCCTTTGGCCAGTCTTGCCGCCGTGCTGGCAGTCGTCGCCTGGAACATGGTCGAAAAGAACGCGATCGCAGTCTTGGTTCGAACCAGCCGCGGCGATGCGGCCGTGATGCTATCGACCTTGCTCCTCACGATCTTCCGTGACCTCACTGAGGCAATCGTGGTGGGCTTCGCGCTGGGCTCGGTCCTTTTCATCCATCGCATGTCGAAGACAACTGTCGTGGAGGCGCAGCGCCCGATGGTCGAGGAAGACCGGTCCGACTCCGCGGACGGTGCGCGCGCACCCTATGACGAACGCGCGGCGACGGATCCCGACCTGATAGTCTACCGTATCTCCGGAGTGCTGTTCTTCGGAGCAGCCACTTCGATTGGTTCTGTGCTCGACAGGATCGCCGACACCCACCGCACGCTTATAGTGGACTTCTCAGCCGTCCCCTTCTTGGACTCGACAGCCGCGAACACCTTGGTGGGACTGGTGCGGAAAGCATCGAGGGGGTCGGTGCGAGTCATTCTGACAGGGACTTCCAAAGAGGTCGGAGACGAACTGCAGGCGCACGGCCTCAGGCCGCCCTTGGTCGAGTACGCCGAAACAATCGAGCAAGGGACCAAGCTTGCCAAGCAGCAGGCGAAGACTGAGAGCATCTGA
- a CDS encoding META domain-containing protein produces MRDYLAALAFTLILGAFHPAQSQEMAFLSIKVGYSESLFPPPNSVLHVQLLDTSKADAKAVQLSAQRFKAVNPPQIVRLSYDPALIDKRLSYAVSAILFTEEGVLFRTTSAYPVLTRGASDSIEVHLEKMPERTQVAQAPEGLAGVAWSAFEIGGRALIVDDPPTLSFQEEGRFSLYAGCNRFTGVAEIDGPAISFPTSMAGTRKACPGNREKLEQDTLSVVQDTARYELRGNLLSLLSSAGTVVARFQARPK; encoded by the coding sequence ATGCGTGATTATCTAGCCGCCCTCGCTTTTACTCTGATTTTAGGCGCTTTTCATCCCGCACAGAGCCAAGAGATGGCCTTTTTGTCGATCAAGGTTGGCTATTCCGAATCTCTATTCCCGCCGCCGAACAGCGTTTTGCACGTTCAACTTCTGGATACCTCAAAAGCGGATGCAAAGGCAGTGCAGCTTTCTGCTCAGCGGTTCAAAGCCGTTAATCCGCCACAGATAGTACGCTTGTCCTACGACCCTGCGCTTATTGACAAGCGTCTGAGCTACGCTGTTTCCGCCATATTATTCACTGAAGAAGGGGTCTTGTTCCGAACTACTTCTGCTTATCCAGTGCTGACACGCGGGGCTTCCGACAGCATAGAGGTTCATCTCGAAAAGATGCCTGAACGCACGCAGGTGGCCCAAGCACCGGAAGGTTTGGCAGGCGTTGCCTGGTCTGCTTTTGAGATTGGCGGTCGCGCGCTGATAGTCGACGATCCGCCGACACTCAGCTTCCAAGAAGAAGGCCGTTTCAGCCTCTATGCGGGATGCAACCGCTTTACAGGTGTCGCTGAAATTGATGGACCCGCAATCTCCTTCCCTACCTCCATGGCAGGGACCCGAAAGGCCTGCCCCGGCAATCGGGAGAAGTTGGAGCAGGATACCCTTTCAGTTGTCCAAGATACGGCCCGATATGAACTGCGTGGTAACCTCCTGTCGCTCTTATCGTCAGCAGGGACGGTTGTCGCTCGGTTTCAAGCTAGGCCCAAATAA
- a CDS encoding autotransporter domain-containing protein, with protein sequence MAVQRISWGFTAALIACWPSFTYGQNVEDIFGSVLRENAEAALAVYGIAAVPSETASTLQLESTSSKYNTFRAGQFGGGFTLDEEFPLYLEGFIGFTRYDPQLIISEGGEESTLPLRWNTVAATGGIGWEFDINENLSILPMAQFSIGRIQSDTSIAAQIVAEKLGLDTNFIDGGGLTVGGVGGSLSLIYNKRWESDYEVDVTFRHTHIHLRPVLDNRNVIASADAITTGFWSRLRIPTGLRLFDRPVRIVTEASGSYLSGDQGRALSTSWLLQGGAGGEIDFSETWVPLISTTRLVARYTHGENLTGFSIGLSASF encoded by the coding sequence GTGGCGGTGCAAAGAATCTCTTGGGGATTTACGGCCGCGTTGATCGCATGTTGGCCTTCGTTTACCTACGGGCAGAACGTTGAAGACATTTTTGGCTCGGTTCTGCGCGAGAACGCCGAAGCAGCGTTGGCAGTGTATGGAATAGCCGCAGTACCCAGCGAGACGGCTAGCACGCTTCAACTAGAGAGCACTTCCTCAAAGTACAACACCTTCAGAGCCGGTCAGTTCGGTGGTGGCTTCACTTTGGATGAGGAATTCCCGCTTTATCTTGAGGGCTTCATCGGCTTCACGCGCTATGACCCACAACTGATTATCAGCGAGGGAGGAGAGGAGAGCACCCTTCCCTTGAGGTGGAACACGGTCGCGGCTACTGGAGGCATTGGTTGGGAGTTTGATATCAATGAAAATCTTAGCATCTTACCAATGGCACAATTCTCGATTGGCCGTATCCAGAGCGATACATCGATTGCCGCCCAGATAGTGGCTGAGAAACTGGGCCTGGATACAAACTTCATTGATGGTGGCGGCTTGACGGTCGGCGGCGTCGGCGGATCTCTTAGCCTCATTTACAACAAGCGCTGGGAAAGTGATTACGAAGTCGACGTCACTTTCCGGCACACACATATCCATCTGCGCCCCGTCCTCGACAACAGGAACGTCATTGCAAGCGCTGACGCAATCACGACTGGTTTTTGGTCAAGACTTAGAATTCCAACCGGATTGCGTTTATTCGACCGTCCCGTTCGCATAGTGACGGAAGCTTCAGGATCATATCTCTCAGGTGATCAAGGACGCGCGCTGAGCACTAGTTGGCTGCTGCAGGGAGGAGCGGGTGGCGAGATCGACTTCTCGGAAACGTGGGTACCTCTAATCAGTACGACTAGACTTGTGGCGCGCTACACACATGGCGAGAACCTAACAGGTTTTTCCATCGGATTGTCTGCTAGCTTTTGA